The window GCAGGGCCTCCACGACGAGAGGCTCTATCAGCGGAACGTCGACTATGCCCGCTGAGGCCGCGCCTTTGGCGGAGGGCCTGGTCGCGACGAGGGGCTGCCTGTTTCCATCGACCAGGGATGCCGACGTCGCCTTGCTGCCGTGCCTCGCCTCCACGGAGGTCCTGAAGCTGTCGATGATGCTGTCGAGCCTCTTGCTGTCCTCCTGCGATTGGCTCGCCGGAGGCTTGGCTCTCACCTCCGCCTCGGCAGACAGGTCCACCACTTTCTTGAAGCCCCAGCCGAAAAAGACCGTGCCCCCAAGGAAGATCAGTATCAGCACCGTCCGCAGGTTGCGAAACGAGCCCTCTCCCGCCAGGAGTTTTTTCCAGAATGACTCTCGTCCAATAGTATCCAACATCGGCCCCACCTACTTTACTATGACCGATTCGACGATGGCGATGCCCTTGGCGCCCCCGTCGTCCATGGCCTCGATGCGAACCGAGGAGAGCCTCAGTGCGATCTTCAGATTGCGCCAGTCGGAAAGAGTCCTCACGAACGAGTAGTAAGGCCCCTGGAAATCCACCTGGACACCGTTACGCCCCTCTTTGGAGGAGGAGGGCTTCACCATGTCGCTCCTCAGGCCGTTGTCGGTGAGCTTCTGCTGAACCCAGGAGTAGAAGGCCACCTCGTTTTCGGGCAGCTCTATCTGGTACCTCTCCAGCCGTGCGATCGCCTTCTTGTAGACCTCGATCTGGCGGAGCTTCTCGTCTATCTGCAGCTCCGTCTGTTTCTTCTGTACCCGGAGGCTGTTCTCCACGGAGCGAAGCTCCTCCGTCTTCTTCATAAGAAAGAAGGAGCCGGCGATCATTCCAACGGAGATCAAAAGGATGATAAGAAACAAGATCGTGTCCCTTCTAGTCACTCTGCTCGCCCTCCTCTTCCATGAAAAGCTCGGACGGCGGATTGGCCGTCTCGAAGTCGTGCAGCGAACAGGCCAGCGAGAAATCGACCAGCGACTGCCCTCCCTTTGTCGCCCTGGATGTCACGGGGAAATCCACCGCCTTCACGACCGTCGCGTCCAGCAGCCCCTTGCCGAACTCGACTACGTCGTCCTCCTTGTAGGCCTTGCCCTGCAGGGTCGCCCTGCCGGGAAGGATGGAGATGTTCTGAATCCATACTCCGAGCGGCAGCGAAGACTCGAGCGCCTGGATTAACTCCAGCGCGGGCAGCTCGTCCTGGAGCAGCTTGAGGGCCGATACGTAGATCGCCTCCTCCTCCGAGAGGCGGACAAGCTCGTTGGCCAGCCGGGCGTTCTGCGCTCTCAGCACTGCCAGCGAGTCCTCCAGGAAGGTCACGGAGCTCTTGAGCGACCGGAAGAGAAGCCCCGTGCGAGCGATCGTGACCGAGCCGATCAGAAAAAACGTGACCATGAAGAGGACGATCAGCAAACGGCCCACGTTCAGCTGCTTTTTCTGCGCCGCAACTACTTCTCTTGGGCGAAGATCCAGCGAAACCCTCATGATAGCCCCCGCACCGCCAGCCCCACGGCGGCATCCCAGTTCAGCGCATCGTCACGGGGAAAGGGCAGCCCCCAACTGCCCCACGGATCCGCTGTCATCACCTTGATCCCGCTGGTCTCTGCGATCACGTCCTTCAGCTCCCCCTCGCCGGCGAAGCTGCCGCCCAGGATGATACTCTCCACCAAAAGGTCCCTGTACTGGTTCTTGGCGAAGGTTAAAGTGTTTGAAATCTCCCTGACGAGAGGAGTGAAATCC of the Synergistaceae bacterium genome contains:
- a CDS encoding PilN domain-containing protein, whose protein sequence is MRVSLDLRPREVVAAQKKQLNVGRLLIVLFMVTFFLIGSVTIARTGLLFRSLKSSVTFLEDSLAVLRAQNARLANELVRLSEEEAIYVSALKLLQDELPALELIQALESSLPLGVWIQNISILPGRATLQGKAYKEDDVVEFGKGLLDATVVKAVDFPVTSRATKGGQSLVDFSLACSLHDFETANPPSELFMEEEGEQSD